The genomic interval AAAATATGAAGCACCGGTTTCCCTAAACGCCAGCGAAAACAAAAACCTGGGAACCATTTTACTTAAGCCCGCTTCAGCTGAAGAACTGGATGAAGTGGTCATTGAAGCAGAGCTCCCTGATATGCGCCTGGGTATCGATCGGAAAGTTTTTAACGTTTCACAGAGTCTTGTTAGTGAAGGAGGCTCTGCAACAGATCTACTAGCTAATGTTCCGTCATTGTCCGTCGACATGGATGGAGCCGTAAGTCTACGAGGGTCAAACAATGTCCGCATTCTAATAGACGGAAAACCATCAGCCATGGCGGGAAGTGATATCACTCAGACCCTGCAATCGCTACCAGCAAACTCTATTCAAACAATCGAGGTAATCACAAACCCTTCCTCTAAATATGACGCAGAAGGCCAGTCAGGCATCATCAACATCGTTTTGAAAAAGAATGTACGTCAAGGACTTAATGGTATTATTACCGCGTCCGGCGGATCGTATGACAATTATGATGGAGGTATAAGCTTAAACTATCGTGATGAAAGGTTCAATTATTACGGAAACTACAATTTTCGTAAATCAAACCGCGTTGGCGATGGCTTCAACAAGAATACTAATTTACTGAACAATGGGATCACTGAAAATTCCAGTGAAAATTCCCGAAAAGGCAATGGTCACTCGGGAAAAATTGGAGTCGACTATAATATCAGTGAAAGAACTACAGTCGGTTTGTCAAGTAATTTTAGCATTCGTGACAACAATCGATCTGAGTACTTATTTTATCAATACTTCAATCAGCCGGACCTAACAGGTACCAGTGATAGGACAACAGAACAAAATGAAGATGACTTAGGCTATGATGTCAACTTAGATCTCAGACATGACTTTAACCGACCTGGTGAGAACCTGATGGTCAATCTCTCTTATGGAAAAAGCACTGAAGATGGTATACAACATTTCAATCAAGTCTTTTCAGAATCTAACCAACCCGATGATCAGCGCATTAACAACACATCTGAAGTAGGTATAAATACCAACATACAAATCGACTATGTTTTGCCCTTCGATGAAGAACATCGCTTGGAAGCAGGCTTCCGAACATCCATACGCAATGATGATGAAGAGCAGATTTCAGACAGATTCGATCTAGCTACTAACTCGTTTGTGCGTGATTACGATCTGACAAACCGTTTTGATCTAGAGGATATTGTTCACTCAATCTACAGTAATTACCAAAACAAAATAACAGACAAACTCGGATTTCAAGTAGGCCTCCGTCTGGAACAGGCTTACCTGAATACAGTTTATGAGTCGCTTGATCCCTCTACACCTGAAGATGAACGGGAAACAGAAGGTAAGCTTGATTACTTAAGATTGTACCCAAGTCTGTTTCTTACGCAAGAATTAAGTGAAGGGGAACAATTACAGGCAAGTTATACCCGGCGAGTACGTCGACCTCGCGGATGGCAGGTGAATCCATTTATTAATATTTCTGATCCGATGAATATACGAATGGGTAATCCCAATCTTTTGCCGGAAGACATTCATTCATTCGAGTTAAGCTATGCAAAGTTCTGGCCCAGCATAACGTTTACTTCTTCAGTTTATCATCGCCGTGTCAATGACGGTGTAGAAAGTATCCGGGCCAGCGTAAACGAGGAAACCTCTGCTACCGTATCGCAATGGTACAACATCAGTCGAAATGATGCAACCGGTTTCGAGTTAATCTCAAAGATTACATTTAGTCCAAAAATCGATGCAACTGCTAACTTCAATGCCTTCTATAACAAATATTTTGGCAGCGAAGAGCATAATCTGGAACCAACTGACGGATTTAATTGGGATGCAAACATCAGCAGCAATGTCAAAATTACAAATGACCTTACCGCACAAGTCCGGGCGCAATATAATGCTCCTAAAACAATGGCGCAAGGGACATCCATCGCTTCCTT from Pedobacter indicus carries:
- a CDS encoding outer membrane beta-barrel family protein — translated: MKRPALLLLFFSLVSIFTLQPIYAQKKSTIQGKLIDQSTELAVDFASVAIFNEANTQVAGMLSNENGGFSFDGLAGGEYIIRISFVGYEKYEAPVSLNASENKNLGTILLKPASAEELDEVVIEAELPDMRLGIDRKVFNVSQSLVSEGGSATDLLANVPSLSVDMDGAVSLRGSNNVRILIDGKPSAMAGSDITQTLQSLPANSIQTIEVITNPSSKYDAEGQSGIINIVLKKNVRQGLNGIITASGGSYDNYDGGISLNYRDERFNYYGNYNFRKSNRVGDGFNKNTNLLNNGITENSSENSRKGNGHSGKIGVDYNISERTTVGLSSNFSIRDNNRSEYLFYQYFNQPDLTGTSDRTTEQNEDDLGYDVNLDLRHDFNRPGENLMVNLSYGKSTEDGIQHFNQVFSESNQPDDQRINNTSEVGINTNIQIDYVLPFDEEHRLEAGFRTSIRNDDEEQISDRFDLATNSFVRDYDLTNRFDLEDIVHSIYSNYQNKITDKLGFQVGLRLEQAYLNTVYESLDPSTPEDERETEGKLDYLRLYPSLFLTQELSEGEQLQASYTRRVRRPRGWQVNPFINISDPMNIRMGNPNLLPEDIHSFELSYAKFWPSITFTSSVYHRRVNDGVESIRASVNEETSATVSQWYNISRNDATGFELISKITFSPKIDATANFNAFYNKYFGSEEHNLEPTDGFNWDANISSNVKITNDLTAQVRAQYNAPKTMAQGTSIASFVMDAGAKMDILNKRGSIMLNVRDLFNQRRWGGTTSTAQFSQEFERRWMRRMVTLSLSYRFGRSDFNTKQRDRNQEESFGNDEPQF